In a single window of the Nocardioides sp. L-11A genome:
- a CDS encoding anti-sigma factor has product MSETSSPAVGGTTAAGRPDEVELRLPADGAYASVLRTLTAGLAARLDFTIDDIEDLRIAVSEAAAMVLDEADPGAVLDCSFRIGADRLALTIAADALAPTAPDYESFGWQVLATLADEAAIDSVAGRYTVRLVVRSSLAS; this is encoded by the coding sequence ATGTCCGAGACGAGCAGCCCAGCTGTCGGAGGTACGACGGCGGCCGGCCGCCCGGACGAGGTCGAGCTCCGGCTCCCCGCCGACGGCGCCTACGCCTCCGTCCTGCGGACCCTGACCGCCGGGCTCGCCGCCCGCCTCGACTTCACCATCGACGACATCGAGGACCTGCGGATCGCGGTCTCCGAGGCCGCGGCGATGGTCCTCGACGAGGCCGATCCCGGCGCGGTGCTCGACTGCAGTTTCCGGATCGGCGCCGACCGGCTGGCCCTCACCATCGCCGCCGACGCCCTGGCGCCCACCGCACCGGACTACGAGAGCTTCGGCTGGCAGGTCCTCGCGACCCTCGCCGACGAGGCCGCGATCGACTCCGTCGCCGGGCGCTACACCGTCCGCCTGGTCGTTCGGTCCTCGCTGGCGTCATGA